The segment TTCGCTTGGTCGTATTGACAGTGTGGTGTTGCTGCTGTTCTTTGTAGCCTTCATGGGCTACGTTTACAAAACCATGAAAAATTCAACGGGTGAGGACACTGAGACCAATGCGAAGACTTATGGAATGCTGGCGGCAACAGGCATGGTAATACTAGGGCTGGGTATGTTGATCGGTGGGGGCAAGCTTGTTGTAGACAGTGCTATCGACATTGCACATTACTTTGGGTTGAGTGAGAAGTTAGTCGGCCTAACGATTCTGGCTGCCGGAACATCTTTACCTGAATTGGCCACATCGGCAGTAGCCGCTTTTAAGCGTAACACCGACATCGCCATCGGAAACGTAATCGGATCCAACATCTTCAATGTATTTTTCATTTTGGGTACAACCGGATTGATCTCTCCAATACCCTTTAATACAGCATTGAACTTTGATATCTATGTGCTGCTGGGTTCTACCATCGTGTTGATGATTTTCATGTTTACATTAAACCGTTCCAAACTCGACCGGTGGGAGGCTGTTATTCTATTGCTAGCTTACATCACCTATACCACATACCTGATTAGTGTTGATTAAATTATTTTCCTTTGTTACCGTTAGGAAAATCAATCTTGGGCTACTGAATAACCTCATTAAAAAACAGAACAGCGCCCCCTTTCGGATGACGCTGTCTGCGGTTTACAGGTAGTTTCTTTTTAGCCGAAGTTGAATACGCCCATCATATTCAGCAATACAGCGAGGATAAGTAGCGGACACACGAAGCGGATGAAAAATATGTAGGCTTGTTGTGCCCAAATGGTTTTTCTGAAAGTTTCCGAACCTTCTCCGAGTTCGTTTACCAGATCTTTTACATTCATTTTCCAACCTGCATACACGCAGGTCGTAAATGCCACGACTATAATGAAGAATGTGCCGAAGTAATAATCGAGGATAGACAGGAAACCGCGGTTCTGGTTGCCGATCTTATCAGCAAATGCAGTAGCGGAGGTTTCCGAACGAAAGACAAAGGCTACATGTTCATCGCGGGGTTCTGTACCCGTGAATTCGGTGTTAGTCTCTTCCTTCAGTTCAGTTTCCCATCGATTAACATTCTCTTGTTTTACAGTTCCTGTCAGTACAACATGGTAGTTACCGTTTATCGGTTTAACGGTTGTCGATACTGCATTTACATCCAATCCCCGCAGGGTCATGTTAGAGAAGTACTCCGAACCCCCGGATGATAGGGCTGCGGGAACGCCCACGAAGAAGGCCAGGATGCCGATGAAGATGGAGGCTTTTTTGCGTTTCCATTTTTTCTCATCGATAAAGTAGGAGGCTGGCACTTCAAGCATGGAGATGGTGGAGGTAATGGCAGCTACCATGAGGATCAGGAAAAACACTGCCCCCACAATAGCGCCACCGGGAATTGCGCGGAACACTTCGGGCAAAACCTGGAACACAAGTGTGGGGCCGGCTTCGGGAGATTTTCCAAACGCAAACACGGCCGGGAAGATCATCAATCCGGCAAGCAATGCCACGGTGGTGTCCATAAGCCCAACCCACACGGCACTACTAACAATGTTGGTTTGTTTGGAGAGGTACGAACCGTAGGTTACCATAATTCCCCAGCCTATACTCAGCGAGAAGAACGCCTGACCTAAGGCTGCAAGAATAGTGTTGGCGGTGATTTTGGAGAAGTCGGGGGTAAGATAGAATACAACACCTTGCCATGCGCCATCGAGCGTTACGCTGCGTAACGCTACAACGAGAATGAGAACAAGCAAGGCCGGCATGAGAACTTTAGTAGCTTTTTCAATTCCTCCGGAAATTCCCCCCAACACAATGGAGATGGTAATGGCAATCACCACGCCCAACAGCGGTATGGTGTAGAGCGGATTGGCTGCGAAAGAAGCAAAGGAAGAGGTTGAACCGGTAAGCGATT is part of the Cyclobacteriaceae bacterium genome and harbors:
- a CDS encoding calcium/sodium antiporter, giving the protein MMNLVLLLAGFVILIKGADFLVAGASSIAKKYGISNLAIGLTVVAFGTSMPELIVSLLAAINGQNDASFGNVIGSNNFNLLFILGLAGTIYPLVVQKSTVKFEIPISLLAAGVLFFLVNDELTRNETSNSLGRIDSVVLLLFFVAFMGYVYKTMKNSTGEDTETNAKTYGMLAATGMVILGLGMLIGGGKLVVDSAIDIAHYFGLSEKLVGLTILAAGTSLPELATSAVAAFKRNTDIAIGNVIGSNIFNVFFILGTTGLISPIPFNTALNFDIYVLLGSTIVLMIFMFTLNRSKLDRWEAVILLLAYITYTTYLISVD
- a CDS encoding sodium-dependent transporter, with product MSIPSTENRGQWGSRFGFIMSAAGSAIGLGNIWRFPYLTGEHGGGAFVFVYLGIVLLIGVPLLFTEIGLGRLTRKSTIGAFRDTGAGPVWLGFGAILALLVSFFVLSYYSVIAGWTIGYVFKSLTGSTSSFASFAANPLYTIPLLGVVIAITISIVLGGISGGIEKATKVLMPALLVLILVVALRSVTLDGAWQGVVFYLTPDFSKITANTILAALGQAFFSLSIGWGIMVTYGSYLSKQTNIVSSAVWVGLMDTTVALLAGLMIFPAVFAFGKSPEAGPTLVFQVLPEVFRAIPGGAIVGAVFFLILMVAAITSTISMLEVPASYFIDEKKWKRKKASIFIGILAFFVGVPAALSSGGSEYFSNMTLRGLDVNAVSTTVKPINGNYHVVLTGTVKQENVNRWETELKEETNTEFTGTEPRDEHVAFVFRSETSATAFADKIGNQNRGFLSILDYYFGTFFIIVVAFTTCVYAGWKMNVKDLVNELGEGSETFRKTIWAQQAYIFFIRFVCPLLILAVLLNMMGVFNFG